The genomic region CCCCCTTCGCTGCGCCAGGAAGTGGCAGAAGAGATCCGGGCTTTACAAAAGCTTTACGAAGACAAGCAGGGAAACCCGGATCAGTAGCGTAGTTATTAGGCATAAGATTAAATGGCATAAAACTTAGGTAGGGAGAGGATTGACCAGGTGAAGAGCCGAGCGGCATGGGTTGTCCTGATAGCTTTAGTTATAGTTTTACTGTTGGTGGGCTTCAGTAGCTACAATGGCCTGGTGGGGTTGGAAGAGCAGGTAAATAGCAATTGGAGCCAAATCGACAATCAGTTACAACGGCGTGCTGACTTGATCCCCAATCTGGTAGAAACAGTGAAGGGCTATGCTGCCCATGAAAAGGCAGTTTTTGATAATGTTAGCGCTGCTCGGGCCAAGCTGGCTGGTGCTCAAACGGTAGCGGAGAAAGGAGCTGCCAATGCCGAGCTGACTAGTGCCTTGAATAGGTTGCTGGCGATCGCTGAAAACTATCCTAACCTCAAGGCTGATGCCAACTTCAGGCAGCTGAGCGATGAATTGGCCGGTACGGAAAACCGGATCGCTGTGGCTCGCCGCGATTATAACAATGCTGTGCAGAAATACAATACGGCCCGCCGCCGTTTTCCAACGGTGCTTTTTGCCAACCTCTTGGGTTTTGGACCCCGAGATTATTTCCAAAAAGAGACTGGGGCCGGCGAGGTACCTCAAGTCAAATTTTAGAAAGTGGGGTTTTTGGTGCAGCGCTATTGGGCTCTGACTTTTAGTGCTTTTCTGCTGCTGGTACTGGCGCTTGCGGTGGCCCTTGCTTTACCAGGGCTTGGGTGGGCAGCTACCCCGGTGCCGC from Clostridia bacterium harbors:
- a CDS encoding LemA family protein, with translation MKSRAAWVVLIALVIVLLLVGFSSYNGLVGLEEQVNSNWSQIDNQLQRRADLIPNLVETVKGYAAHEKAVFDNVSAARAKLAGAQTVAEKGAANAELTSALNRLLAIAENYPNLKADANFRQLSDELAGTENRIAVARRDYNNAVQKYNTARRRFPTVLFANLLGFGPRDYFQKETGAGEVPQVKF